The window CTTGAATGATGATGTCGGAGCCGGCCTCAGCCTTTACCCGCGCAACATCCTCCGCGCCCGTCAGTCGATGGCTGTTCTGCCAATCTAGTTTCTGCGCCCCTCGCGTCAGCACATATTTATTCGCCGCATCGAAGGCATCGCGCATCGGGCGGTTCTCCGGTTCCTCGGCATAGGGCCAGTAGGCTGCGAAGATGTCGTAGGTCCGCCGGCCAAGGAGGAGATCGTAGTCCTCCGAGAACAGATCGCCTAGGGTCTCCTCGATACCGGGGTCCCATATCTTGAACATCCACCCGCCTTCGTCGAATCCGCCCGTTGGGTCTTCGGTCGGTCCCCCGGGGGCCTGCATGACCCCGTCGAGCGACAGGAACGCGGCGCCAGTGATCTTTCGTGCCATTGCCTCAATCTCCCTTGCGCGCGGCGTCGATCGCGGCGACGTCGATCTTCTGCATGGTCATCATCGCTTCGAAGGCACGCCTAGCTTCCTCTCCGCCTGCCTGCTGCGATTCCAGCAATGTGCGCGGGGTTATCTGCCAGCTGAAGCCCCATCTGTCCTTGCACCAGCCGCATTCGCTCGGAGCCCCGCCATTGGCGACGATGGCGTTCCAGTAGCGATCGGTCTCCTCTTGGTCCTCGGTCACGACCATGAAGCTCACGCTCTCGTTGGGCTCGAACATGTCGCCGCCGTTGAGGCCCGAAAACGCTCGGCCGAACACGGTAAACTCCACCGTCAGCACGTCGTCCTTCTTGCCGCTGGGGAAATCGGCAGGCGCGCGAAATACATCGCCGACCGCGCTTTCAGGGAAGGTCTGAGCATAGAATCGCGCCGCTTGCTCCGCGTCGCCGTCGAACCACAGCACCGTTGTCAGATTTGCGATCTCAGCCATTGGCTTGTGCCTCTTGGATAAGCTTTATGTCGGTCGCCTTGGCTTCGCGGTAACCCTCATGCGAACGCAACCTTGTTGTATTTTCGGCCATTCTCAATTCCGCTGTCGTGGTCCCACGAGACCAAACCCGGCCCCTTGCGGGTCAAAACAGTGGACGGAAAACTCCCCACCAGGAATTTGCTGGACGTCGCCGTCCAGCCGGCCGCCTCCGGCGACAACCTCCGCAGTCGCGCGATCGATGTCGTCGACCCCGAAGAAATAGCTCCATACCGGGTCGGGAACATCCGGCATGAGGGGCATGATCGCACCAATCCCTACACCGTCGTTCTGGATGAACAGGTAATCGCCCATGTCCCCCATCGGCATTGATCCCTCCTGCTGCCATCCGAACAGGTCGCGATAGAGCGTTACAGCCGCCATGGGGCCGGTGGTCTGCAGCTGGTTCCAACGACAGTGCTGGGGCTTCACTACATCGAAGACATCGCTTTTTGCGTCGGGATCGTCCGCGGGAGGCACGGGTGTCATGAGATAGAAATGCGCGCCCTGCGGATCGGCGACCATCGCGATCCTGCCTACGCCGGGCATGTCGACGGGAGGCATCTGTACATCG is drawn from Qipengyuania oceanensis and contains these coding sequences:
- a CDS encoding dihydrofolate reductase family protein, which gives rise to MARKITGAAFLSLDGVMQAPGGPTEDPTGGFDEGGWMFKIWDPGIEETLGDLFSEDYDLLLGRRTYDIFAAYWPYAEEPENRPMRDAFDAANKYVLTRGAQKLDWQNSHRLTGAEDVARVKAEAGSDIIIQGSSTIYPVLLEAGLIDELITMTFPVLLGSGKRLFGDGTPVDKLEMTKHRVTDQGTVVAHYRPGSTLPPYPPEGPIAAQSEREAVRQQRMQGGLW
- a CDS encoding VOC family protein, encoding MAEIANLTTVLWFDGDAEQAARFYAQTFPESAVGDVFRAPADFPSGKKDDVLTVEFTVFGRAFSGLNGGDMFEPNESVSFMVVTEDQEETDRYWNAIVANGGAPSECGWCKDRWGFSWQITPRTLLESQQAGGEEARRAFEAMMTMQKIDVAAIDAARKGD
- a CDS encoding VOC family protein, giving the protein MTDQDRGSFIWYELMTTDAGAAGDFYKAVIGWDIAAEPTGDSDMDYRMIQRSDGGMAGGVLVLTEAMCAGGAKPGWLGYIHTPDVDATLDTIKKAGGDVQMPPVDMPGVGRIAMVADPQGAHFYLMTPVPPADDPDAKSDVFDVVKPQHCRWNQLQTTGPMAAVTLYRDLFGWQQEGSMPMGDMGDYLFIQNDGVGIGAIMPLMPDVPDPVWSYFFGVDDIDRATAEVVAGGGRLDGDVQQIPGGEFSVHCFDPQGAGFGLVGPRQRN